In the genome of Triticum urartu cultivar G1812 chromosome 5, Tu2.1, whole genome shotgun sequence, one region contains:
- the LOC125509813 gene encoding cinnamoyl-CoA reductase 1-like, with amino-acid sequence MATSSPPPPRVCVTGGNGFIGSWLVKLLLSRGYAVHATVRDPRDPKNAFLTQLDGAPANLRLFKADMLDYETVAAAFAGCEGVFHVATPVPDQKMVDPQKEMMEPAVKGTMNVLKACSAMQVHKLIVVSSIATNCFNPDWPRDKIKDETCWSDKEFCRQTENWYSLAKTEAEEMALEYGEKNGLHVVTFCPGLVFGPLLQHVAVNTSSKVLVYMIKGGPDTMNNKFFPIVDVRDIADALLLLYNKAGPSERYICSLDQMDLKDLLAIMKNMYPSYTYVDKMVDVDFNVGVTSEKLKNLGWKPRKLEETLADSIESYKKAGLLGVSDDEPCRLPFIYRMPPIQE; translated from the exons ATGGCGAcgtcgtccccgccgccgccccgcgtgTGCGTCACCGGCGGCAACGGGTTCATAGGCTCGTGGCTCGTCAAGCTGCTCCTCTCCCGCGGCTACGCCGTCCACGCCACCGTCCGCGACCCAC GTGATCCGAAGAACGCGTTCCTGACGCAGCTGGACGGAGCCCCGGCGAACCTGCGGCTGTTCAAGGCGGACATGCTCGACTACGAGACGGTGGCGGCCGCGTTCGCCGGCTGCGAGGGCGTGTTCCATGTCGCCACTCCAGTGCCCGACCAAAAGATGGTTGATCCACAG AAAGAGATGATGGAACCTGCTGTCAAGGGCACCATGAATGTGCTCAAGGCTTGCTCAGCTATGCAAGTTCATAAACTCATCGTGGTCTCGTCCATCGCCACTAATTGCTTCAACCCGGATTGGCCTCGAGATAAAATCAAAGATGAGACCTGCTGGTCAGACAAGGAGTTTTGCAGACAGACTGAG AACTGGTATTCTCTTGCAAAGACTGAAGCCGAGGAGATGGCCCTGGAATACGGAGAGAAGAACGGGCTGCACGTCGTCACATTTTGCCCTGGTCTGGTTTTCGGCCCTCTGTTGCAGCATGTGGCGGTCAACACCAGCAGCAAGGTCCTCGTCTACATGATAAAAG GAGGCCCCGACACGATGAACAACAAGTTCTTTCCCATAGTAGACGTTCGTGATATCGCCGACGCATTGCTCCTGTTGTACAACAAGGCAGGGCCATCTGAGAGATACATATGCTCACTGGACCAAATGGACCTAAAGGATTTGCTGGCAATCATGAAGAACATGTACCCTAGCTACACTTATGTAGACAA GATGGTTGATGTGGATTTTAACGTTGGAGTCACTTCGGAAAAGCTGAAGAATTTAGGGTGGAAACCAAGGAAGTTGGAGGAGACACTCGCGGATAGTATCGAATCCTATAAAAAAGCAGGGCTTCTTGGGGTTTCAGATGACGAACCATGCCGGCTTCCATTCATCTACCGAATGCCGCCTATCCAGGAATGA